The Capsicum annuum cultivar UCD-10X-F1 chromosome 1, UCD10Xv1.1, whole genome shotgun sequence sequence TTATCTAGTTCACTTATAAGATTTAATAGTATGTAAATGTATTCATTTTCTCTGCATTGACACGATCAATACTACTATCGGAGTGAAACAAGGGATCTAAAGAAGAAGAGAGGCTAGACTATATTAGTAACAAGCAAACCTTGTATGTGTATCTCTAAGAATTTTGGGGATAAATACCAATTAGAAGGTCTAAGACGACCCAGAAAGCACTTGATCATATCATGATCTGATTTGTAAGCCTACTCGGGTCTTGAGTATTTACTTGTAAGAACGGAATTCTTTGTTTTGTAATGGATAGTTGCAATTCCATAAAAAAAGAATTCAGTCAAATTTTTCTTACATTGAACCATTCCTCTATCATATATGTGGATGTGTAAAGACAGgtaccatatatatattttatatggaTATATGGATTCATTTGGTTCTTTTTATTCTTGCTCGAGCTGGAtgattaaaaattattatgtCCAGTTCCCTCGGGGGATGGATCTATAAGAATTCACCTATCCCAATAACAAAAAAACCTGACTTGAATGATCTTGTATTAAGAGCTAAATTGGCTAAAGGTATGGGTCATAATTATTATGGAGAGCCTGCATGGCGCAAagatcttttatatattttttcagtaGTAATTCTAGGTACTATTgcatgtaatgtaggcttagCCATTTTAGAACCATCAATGATTGGTGAACCGGCAGATCCATTTGCAACCCCTTTGGAAATCTTACCTGAATGGTAT is a genomic window containing:
- the LOC107858555 gene encoding cytochrome b6-f complex subunit 4, whose protein sequence is MSSSLGGWIYKNSPIPITKKPDLNDLVLRAKLAKGMGHNYYGEPAWRKDLLYIFSVVILGTIACNVGLAILEPSMIGEPADPFATPLEILPEWYFFPAFQILHTVPNKLLGVLLMVSVPAGLLTVPFLENVNKFQNPFRRPVATTVFLIGTAVALWLGIGATLPIDKFLTLDRF